The following is a genomic window from Nitrospira sp. SG-bin1.
TCAAGCACATGCGCGGATTATGGGCGAACGTGCCCCGGTTGCCGTACAGATCTTCATAGGTCTGGTGGTCATAGTTCTGTTCCACGCGCATGACCACGCCGTTGCGCACGAAGGCGCGTACACGACATGCGTGCGTATCGTTGGGGGAACAGACCCAGGTAAAGGAGGAATCGTAGCGATACTGGTCGTGATAGACCCGCTCCCACGACCGGTCGGGATAATCACCCAGCGGGTTCCCCACTTCGATGACGGGCTGCAATGCCGTCAAGGCCAGGACTTTGTCCGCCACAGCCGCAGCAGCGACAGTGCCAGCAGAGACCTTTAAGAATTGTCGACGTGACAGAAACATTGTGGATACCTCCTCAACGTTATGAACTTGAACGAGCCAGATTCCCCTGTTCAGTCTTCATATTTGACCGATACATACAAATAACAATATCGCGACTTCTAACTTCATTCCGAGTCAGAAGCCCACAACTTGAACTCCCAACTCTGCTCGGAGTCTTGTTAAAAAATTGGGGAGCATATAACAAACTCTCCCATATAGGGTTCCCACTAAGCCATTCGCAATATTTAAGCCATCTTGCCAGTTTAGAGTTCTTCTTAGTCTGGTCATTCTAAGTTATGGAAAACCGATAAATTATTGAGTTCATTTATTGGACTTTGGACATATCCATTGACAATTAGATGAGTAGTATCAGTAGCAGCTTTCTATCATTCAAATTCAGCCTGGAGTATGTGTTAAGACTGATTATGATTTATTATCAATGCTTTGAACTCAAGTCATCCTGACAATCTCTAGCCGCTACCATTATGTAACAGATTGATTGAAGTAACTCCTGATCATAAGTTGCGTCCTGGCTTGACAGCATCCGTAGAGCTCAGTACACTCCGCAACTCAAACCTTGCGAGCGGGAATAGCTCAGTGGTAGAGCATCGCCTTGCCAAGGCGAGGGTCGAGGGTTCAAATCCCTTTTCCCGCTCCATCGAGGTCATCTCCTCCAACAGATTTCCCAGACACTCTCACGATGTGCACGAAGGAGGGCCGCTTCTCCACTGAGTTACGGTTTGTCGAGAGCCATCAGGTCGCGAAGATGGCCTTCGGCGAGGGAGAGTTCTTCTCTGGTGGGGGATATCCGGCCGAATCGGGCTCGGCAATAGAGCTTTGTAATGGCTGCGACCGCGGAATTCGCCTCGGCCCACTTCGCTTGAGCGATGCAAACAAATTCGAGGGGTCCTGTGGCGGTGGGTTTTAAAATGCCTTTCCCAGCAAGATGTGTGACCATCTTTCCATAGAGTTGCACAATCACCTGCTCGTCGCGAGTCGTCTTTTTGCCGGCCATGCCCTTGGCCCAGGGCCGCTTGATTCCTATCCATGCGAGAATGGCAATGCCGACCAGCGAGGAGACCATCACAGCCGCCAAGGACTGTATCGTTCCTTGATATGCGTACTGGGTGATCCCGGTGAGCATCGCCATGAACGGGCTGAAGATCGCACCCATAGAATCGATCGCTTTGTTTGTGGCCGACGTACCCCCCGCTTTCAACTCCCGTACAACGGCAGCCTGATCGGCCGCACTGTACTGTACAAAAAATCGGCTCCACTGGAGCCTGATCCTATCCATCATTCGTTCCCACGCACGCCATACTGAAGACTCGCGGCCGCCGGTGGTCGAAGGGGGAGTCGGATCCATCGTAATCCACCCGGAATGAGGCAGGTGCACCTCCACCCAAGCATGGGCGTCCTGCTGTCTGACCAGATAGTAGTTACCGTATTCGTTCCATTCGGTGGCGAGAAACCCCGTGACGAGGCGTGCCGGAATTCCGATCGTCCGCAGCATGATCACCATGGCCGTAGCGTAGTGTTCGCAATACCCGGTCTTGCGAGTGAAGAGAAATTCCTCAAGCGGTTGGTTTTGCTCCGCCAGAGGTGCATCAAGGCTGTAACGGAAGTTGTGCGTCAGGAACGATAGGATCGCATTGGCTTTTTCATAGGTTGTGCGTTGGACGGCGGTAACTTCCTGAGCCAGGACAGCGATCCGCTCGGATTGTGCAGGAACTTGCAAAAAGTGTCTGGTGAACGATTCAGCGTAGGAACCGGGTTCCGAACCTAGATCGGCAGGTACTACCGGATTGGATCGGGATAAGACCGAATATTCGATCCGCGATGAACTGGGAAACGGAAGATAGACCGAACCGGTTCGGTCGAATTGGACGCTCGGAAGCCTTCCGCTGACCCTCTCTGCAAAAGGAGCTGCAAAGAGAACGGGGGTGTCCAGCGACTCTAAGAGGATGTTCTGGCGAATAGTTTCACCAATACGGGATAACGCTGGAGATCGACCACCGCGCAGGACAAACGTCCCGGTCGTGTCGTCGCTCACGCTCCGGCGGTAGTTCAGCCGGTTCGTCCAAGTCTTGCCGTCGTATTGGTCGAATGCGACGCCTCGCAGGTAAAACCGCCCCGCTTCATGCGGAGCCCCATCGACCAATTCGACTCGCATCACGACGCTGGGATCTCGCTTGATAGGTCCGATCTCTCCCAAGTTCACCGTTTCGGAGAATCCCGACGTGCGAATGTTCTCCCCCATGCCTTTTTGGTAGAACCCCACACTGGCTCGGGGAATCGTAAAGAAGATCACCAACGTCAGCCCAAAGGCAGCAACCGCCAGTCCATTGGCGAGCCAGAAGAGTTGCGGTGTCACCCAGCCGACCGATGCCGAAGGTTCCGGTTTGTTGGGGGCCCATATTGTATGGGTTTTGCTTTCCTCAGAATGTTTCGTCAGCTGAAACAACAGCAGCGTCCATACCCCGGCCAAAAGGTAGAGCAAGAAAATCGGAAGGTACCAGAGATCGGTCGTGAGCGACCCCGAAGCCAGGATCGCGACGAGACTGATGGCATAGAGATGCAGGTAGTCGCGACGAAGCCTGAGCGTGAACAGCTTGATGATCATGAGGACCATGAGGAAGTGAACTCCAGCCGGAAGGAGTTCACCTGAGACCCATAACATGTCCGCCAAAAACCCAAGAAAGCCGGCGATAACAAGAAGATTCCATCCGGCGACTGAGAGAGGCGTAACGCTGGCGAGTCCTCCATGCTCCCCTCCGACAGTAAGCAGGAGAGCCATGATCAACGCGACTCCGGTCAGCGCAACCAGCCAGCCCGGCAAACTGGCTCCAAGCGTCAACCCAACGAAGGACGTGGCGGCCAGACAAATCGACGTGAACCGAAGAGCCTGATCACACGGCATACGACGTTCCCGCGATGATCGTTCCATCAATCAAGATGGTGGGGTGTTCGGGTTTGATATCACTTGGCCCCCGCCAGGACTGCACGACGATCATCGTTCCCCCTTCGATCTCCCATGTGTCGCCCAGCAGTTCCTCCGTCACGGCAGACTCCGTGGATGGCGAGCACCGCTCGCAGAAGGCAAGCATTCGAAGAAGATCCCAGCGGTGGAGGTTGCCTTGCACAAATGGCGAGCGAGACGACCCCACGCGCAATTGGAGCGTATAACCGCTATGCGCCAGATGCTCGATGATGGAAGCCGCGAGGCGGACGGCTTGTTCGAACAAGGCATCGTGGCTCACTGGAGCGAGGGTCGGCAAATAAATGACGGCTCGACGTTGGTCTTCGGCTTCGGTCTCTCGGACCATCAATTGAGACGTTCGTGCCGTCGTCGGCCAATGAATCTTTCGCGAGTCATCCCCGGCTTGATACTGGCGCAAGTTGTACATGTCATTGCCCTGCCCCCGTCGGTGAACGCTCTGTTCTGGTCCGGCCGTGAAGAACCCCCGCAATAGGCCCTCGTCAATCGGCTTGATCTCTGGGCAGACAATGATCGTTTCTTCGATCGGGTAAAACGTCTGTTTCCTAAAGAGCCCGAACGGAAATTCCGTTCTGACGCAAACACCGTCCAACCTCAACCGACCACGCCGCGGAGCGACGAGTGAATACGACACCAGCTGGCTCGCGCCGGAAACGAGGTGGCGAATCTCCGCACCTCGATCCAGCGTCCGGCCGTCGCTGACATCAAGCACCTCCAATGAAAAGCTCGGGAGCCGCATTTTCCGGTTCTTCACGACCAGCGTGACGGTAGCCGGTTCATTGACGATGAGATGATCGGGAAGATGACGATGGAATTCCAACTGTCGCAGGCAGTATTCCGCCATGATTCCCGAGATCAGCACGAGGCTCAACATCATCGCGAGCAACAGATAGAAGAGATTGTTGCCGGTATTGACCGCCGCGATGCCGATCGCCAGGGTAAAGATCAGGAATTGAATGCCTTCTGCGGTCACACTCGTCGACCGATGGCGAAACAATCGGCGAAAGAAGGAGGGAGATTGAGGCAGCATGCACCACCAGCTCCGCGCCGGAACCCAACTTGCGCGAACCGCTTAGACAGGGACTGGCATCGCGTCGACCAAGTCCCGGATGATTCGCTCAGCTTGCTCGAAGCTTCGTTGACGCAACTCTTGCGTGCGAGCCACCATGATGCGATGGGACAACACGATCGGGGCCAGTTCCTTGATATCGTCCGGTAGACAATAGGTCCGACCGCGGACGAGTGACAACGCTTTGGCGGCCCGACTCAAGGCCAATGCGCCTCTGGTGCTCACCCCCAACGACAACAGATCCGACTGCCTCGTGCTTTGAACAATGGCCAAAAGATAGTCTGTAATGCTTTCTTCCATGAGAACGTGATCGACCCGTTCTTGGAGTAGGAGGACATCCTGGGCCGTCAGTAGGGGCTGTAGTTCTTCGGCCGGATGGAGCGATGGCCGGCGTTCAAGGACCTTTTTTTCTTCTTCCTGCGAGGGATAGCCGATGCGAAGCCGCATCAAGAAACGATCCAGCTGTGATTCCGGAAGAGGAAACGTGCCATGGTATTCGGCGGGATTCTGCGTCGCAATGACCATGAAGGGCTGGTTCAGAGGATAGGTCTTATTGTCGAAAGAAATCTGCGCTTCACTCATCGCCTCCAACAGACTGCTTTGTGTTTTCGGCGTCGTGCGATTGATTTCATCCGCAAGCACGATATTGGCGAAAATCGGGCCCGGCATGAACTCAAAGGCCTGCTTCTGACGATTGAAGATCGAGACGCCCACGATATCGGAGGGAAGGAGATCGCTCGTGAACTGAATGCGCTTGAAGGAGCAATCGAGCGATCGCGCCAAGCTATGCGCAAGCGTCGTTTTGCCGACTCCCGGTACATCTTCGAGAAGGAGATGGCCGCGCGCCAAGAGGGCGACGATGCTCATCTCGATCACATGCGGTTTGCCCTTGATCACACGTGCAATATTCTCCTGAACGGCTCGAATGGTTTCCGTGGAATTCATGATGAGCTACGGTGCGGGATAGCGCTGAAGAATGACTTGGTGATCGGACACCGACGAAGTCTAACAAAGGACCTAAAAACGGTCAATTTTTCAGATGTTTTGCGCCACCAGGCCTCGATGTCCGGACATAGAGCTTGAGACTCAAGCCGGAACCAGCGTCACGAACCAGGGAGGAACCTCTTCGGTCATGGACACGAACTTTCGTGCGGTGCTGCTCGCGGGCATGCCGGGGAAAGTAGCGCCCCTTCTGACTCGAACATGCCGAAAATGCCCGGGAACGTCATCCCTCGACGAGTCTGATCGGAGATAAGGGCCTCGAAGAGGCGCCACTTCGTCCAGGTCAATTGATTCGCCGACCGGCAGGCGGGCGAGGATATGATACACCTCGCCGAAGATTTCGGGCAGACTGGCAGCAGTAAACGGTTTGTCTTGGGGCCGATAGCGGGGTTCATCGAGTAACTGTGCGAGGATTTCCCAAAACACTTGAGCGTCCACTGATCCCAGCACACACAAGCATCCGCGGCGGGCGAGCAAGTTTAGGAGAGCAAGAGGACCGACGATTTCGAACTTCCACGGTGGGAAGAGAAGAGCGCGGCCGGCATGGTGGACTTCGAGCGCCTGCTCTTTTCCAAAGCGTATCAGGCGAAATATTCCTTTCGTACGTTCCAGATCACCACGAATGAACGCCTCAGAGAGCCTGGTGGGCTCGTAGGCAAAGGTCGGTGTGGCCGGCGCCCAACAGGTCGCGATGGTATATCGTCGGACCAATAATTGCTGTTCATCAAGGCTCCCAAGAGCAAACATGTCTTGATTGCCGAAGAAGGAGAACGATACTCCATCCATCCGCTGTAACTTTTGCAGTCTCTCTCGATTCACATGAAGCGGACCGCTCAGTTCCGAGCGGGGATCAAGCCGGTCCAGGCAATGGAGGATTAATGGGCGGTGCCGTGGCTTGAACTCGAAACCGTACAGGTCGGCTAACTCCTCGGCAAACGAGAGATCGCCCGCCCCGATCTCCAGCACCGACGCCACGTCGGCCTGGCGAAGCAGGTCGAAGGGATTATCCAGCTTGCGCACGGCCTTTTCGACCTCCTCGCTTGACAAGAGCGTCACGGGCCACGCGGGGATGGCTGCCGGCACCAACTCAAAGTAGACGGCCAGCGCACGGAGCGCTTTGGCCGGAGGAAGACCGGTGACGGACTTTAGGCTCTGTCCGTCGAGATCCCGGACGCGCCGCGGTGCATGCCGTCCGAACAGGCGCAACAAGGTCTCTTTCACCAAAGCCTGAAGATCTTGGCTTTGAACGGCCTCATACAATCGGGCTACGGTAGAGGGGAAGGTAGCCTCATCCAGCAATTTTCGAGATGCCTCCCATTGTGCGGAATCCTGACGCGCGCGAACGCTTACGTCTCGGCGGAATTCGGCAAGTGGGTCGAGATTCATGGAAATCGGCGATCGGCTGCCTGTATGAAGAGGGTGTCAACGGGACATCACGAGGAAGCATAGTAACCTTCAAACTTCAGCGTCAAGTCCGCTTGTTCGCGTTCATTCGGTATGGTAGGAGTGAGTTGATGAGAAGGCGATTTCTGGCGGGAAAACCAATACTATGAGCCGACTGTTGATTATGACGGCGGGTTTGTTTGTCGGTCTGCTCGCCCTTCCAATGGCGGGTACGGCTGAACTCGATGGCCGCCTTCCCCCTGCCGCCGATGAGGGATGGCAACCCTGGCAGATTCTTGATACCCAAACCGGCCGCGTGGTTCCGTTTTCAGAATTCATGACGAATCTGGAACGGCATGACATTGTGTATCTAGGGGAGGAACATCACAATCCGTACCATATCCAAGCGGCATTGAAAGTGCTGGATCAATTGGTGGCCGATGGTATTGAACCCACCATCGGAATGGAAATGTTCGGCTGGGACGGTCAACCGGCACTCGATGACTACGTTGCGACACCTCAGCCGGCCACCAAGGAGTTTTTAGAACAAGTGCGATGGAAGCAAAATTGGGGCGGTGCGTTTGAAGACTATGCGCCATTGGTCACGTTCGCTCGCGATAAGCACTTGTCCGTCCGCGCAATGAACCCACCCAAACCATTGATTCGTCGTGTCGTGAAAGTGGGGCTCACTCAGGCCAGACATGAACCGGAATGGGAGCCGTGGGGAATTCTCCAGGAGGATATCATCGACGACCCACCGTATCGCGAAAGGATTGTCGATCAGTTGAGACGGTGCCATGGAGGCAGCGACGAGCACTTCCGAACGATGTATGAGGCTTCGATGGTCCGAGACGAAGGCATGGCCAGAACACTTGTCACGAGGCAGGAGGAATCCCGCCGCGAGAACGGCGGTCCCCGTCGGATGATTGTGAGTTATACGGGAGGCGGCCATGTTCAATATAACCTTCCCGTCCCGAAACGGGTCGCCCGACGCCTGGATGGTGACATTAAACAGACTACGGTTTACATGATCTCGTTTGAACCTGATAAATCGGCCGACGTTCGAGCCCTCATACAGAAACCCATTGCGGACTATGTTTGGTTGACACCCATGGGCAAGTCCAGCTCGGCCAAACCCTGCCGGTAACTTATTCCCTACAGGCGCAGAGTCCCGCCAAGGCAGGGGTGCACAATACCAAAGGCGGCTTGACACCATTCGACTCGCTCGTCACACTGTGGCCGTCATGGAATGATGATCGCACAAGAGCCCGGCGTGTGTAGATGCGAAACACCATCACTTGTAGTGCCCAACGGCTCAGACTATTGACTCCTCAAATGATCCAGGCAGTCACGGATCCGTCTGCCTTTCAAATCGCCCACCAGTACTTGACTGCCAATCGCGTCCGTATCGCAGAGGCTGATGAGGCACAGATCCTGTCGGCCGTCGTCGGCAATTCCGGTCTGTATGAGCAGGATATCCGACTGAAAGACGGCAAACTCGTCTCGAAATGTTCCTGCACGTTTCCTGAAGAGCCCATGTGTCGCCATTGCATCGCAGTCTTATTGGAATACCAGCGCTGGGCCCAGCCCGAGCAAACGCGCACCCCCCGTCCTGCGAAAGAACCCATCATGGCACCTCCGATCCCCACATCGGAGAATGGGAACAGGGCTACCCTGACGTCGCTCACGTCCGATCTCAAGCTGAGCGAGATCATGGTTTTTTTGGAATGGTTACAACCGGCTGCGAAAGCGCTTGAAAAGCAAGAGCCGCTTCCCGAGCCTCCCCCACTCGATCCGGGAGCGGTCCTGACGTGGATTCACACCATTAGGAACCTTGAGGATCGACGTCGGGAAAGTGAAGAGGTCATGACGAGCCTTGAATCTCAATTGAAGGACCGAGACACGGACGTTGGGCATCTCACGCAACAACTTCAGTTTTCTCAGCGAGAGAGCACTACCGCAAAAACTACCGCGCAGGAACTGCAACGGGAAGTGGCTTCTTACAAGGAGATGCTGGCCAGAGTCAGCGAGCTGACCGCCGAAGTCGTGCGGCATGCCGGGCAAATGCGCGCCGTCACGGGCGACATGCTCCAGAAAAGTTCCAAGCTCGATAAGCTTGTGAGCTCTTTTAAGGATGTCGCCGAGGCACTCCAATCAGCTGTCACGTTGCCTCCCCACCCATAACCGCCTCCCTTCCATGATCTGATTCCTCTTGCGCCTCTTCGTCCTGATCCAGTAGAATACGCCCCACTCTTTCGTTTCCGTACTTTTAAGAAGGGGGCAGAAATGAAACGGCTACTTTCACGAACGGGTCTGTTAACAGGGACCTTGCTGGTTCAAGCGTGGCCGGCGTTGGCGAACGCTCCGGAAGGGGGAGGGCCTCCGGATTACAGCGGAATTACCGCCCTGTACTATGTGCTGATCGCGATAGTCCTCGCCTACGGTGTCTACGACACATTTTTTAAGAAGTCGTAACAAATAACGCTTCGTTGACCCGTCTTACATCAATTTGTCTTCCAGTCAGCGGGTTCTGATCGAGACGGTTCGCCTTCAGCTCTGCTTGTGGGTCGCAGCGGGCTTGTGCGCCCGTTCATTTAGTACCGGCATGAGCACTTTGAGCACTTGCTTCACGATGATCTCGTAACCTTCCCTGGTCGGATGAATCCCGTCAGCCTGATTCAACGAGGATGATCCTCCCACCCCTTCGAGGAAAAAGGGAATTAAGGGAAGCCGGTATTCTTCGGCCAGCATCCGGTACATGGCTTCGAAGCTCGCGGTGTAGTCTTCTCCGTAATTCGGCGGCAGCTTCATCCCGGCCAAGACCACCGTCGTACCGGATTCTTGCAACTGTTGAATGATCTGACGAAGATTACTTCTTGTTTGGTCGACAGGAAGTCCTCGAAGTCCATCGTTCGCGCCCAATTCGAGAATCACCAGCTCTGGTTTGTTGTTGAGGATCCACGGTACGCGTCGAAGTCCACCCGCCGTCGTATCACCGCTCACACCGGCGTTGATCACCCGATAGTTGTAACCGAGACCATCAAGTCGATGCTGAAGTTGAGCCGGATAGCTTTCATCGGACTGCACCCCCAGTCCGGCGGTAAGACTATCGCCAAACGCCACGATGCGGGGTCTAGGGTCCGATGCTGAAGAAGGGTCGACTCCCGAGGTAAACGGCCACAGAAGCATCAAGAAGGCCGGCAGCAGCATGTCACGTAGTCGTTGCATCGACGATATGTTTATGCTGTGAAGTAATACTCGCTCACTCGTTCTATACAGTATAATATTCCTGATCCTCTCATCGTGGAAGGCCGACGAAGTTTTTAATGATCACTGTAAAGAATGTGTCGATGGTCTTGGCGGCGGCGAATCGTTCCGTTACGATCCTGGACCATCTCACCTTTGAAATCCCGGCCAAACAAACAGTGGCCATCGTGGGACCATCTGGAAGTGGGAAGTCGACCTTGCTTGGTTTGATGGCCGGTCTCGATCGCCCCACGACTGGGGCGATTCAGCTGGATGGAACAGACATCACGACTATGGGTGAGAGCCAGATGGCCCGCTTCCGACGCGAAAAGGTGGGCTATATCTTCCAATCGTTTCACCTTATCCCGACCCTTACGGCGCTCGAGAACGTCGCCGTTCCCCTGGAACTGAGCGGAGTGAGCCGAGCCGGTGATCGGGCGGCGGAACTGCTTGCGGCGGTCGGGCTGTCAGACCGTATGGGGCACTATCCGGTTCAGCTATCCGGCGGAGAACAACAACGTGTCGCGGTGGCTCGGGCTTTTTCTTGTCGACCACCCATCTTACTGGCGGATGAGCCGACGGGGAACCTCGATAGTTCTACCGGTTCCCACATCATCGAGTTGCTGCTCTCACTCCACCGTGATTACGGCACCACCCTCGTGCTGGTGACACATGACGCGGCATTGGCCTCCTCGATGCAGCGTGTCCTGTCCCTCCACGACGGACGCCTGGAGTCCGACAGCCTGCCCGGATATTCGGAGTTCCCCGTCGACTCGGCCGCCTCTTCATGTACGGAGCGGACGCTCTCCACCGATGGGCTTTCCTCGGATTCCTTCCCCGCCTTTTGATCATGACTTCTTTCGTCTTTAACATGGCATGGCGAGAGACCCGCGCGGCGTGGCGACACTTTCTCTATTTTTTGGTCTGTATCGCGATTGGAGTGGGGGCATTGACGGGAGTCTCTCTGTTCGGAACGCAGGTTGAACGGGCCGTGGCCAA
Proteins encoded in this region:
- a CDS encoding arylesterase; the protein is MLLWPFTSGVDPSSASDPRPRIVAFGDSLTAGLGVQSDESYPAQLQHRLDGLGYNYRVINAGVSGDTTAGGLRRVPWILNNKPELVILELGANDGLRGLPVDQTRSNLRQIIQQLQESGTTVVLAGMKLPPNYGEDYTASFEAMYRMLAEEYRLPLIPFFLEGVGGSSSLNQADGIHPTREGYEIIVKQVLKVLMPVLNERAHKPAATHKQS
- a CDS encoding ATPase, whose product is MNSTETIRAVQENIARVIKGKPHVIEMSIVALLARGHLLLEDVPGVGKTTLAHSLARSLDCSFKRIQFTSDLLPSDIVGVSIFNRQKQAFEFMPGPIFANIVLADEINRTTPKTQSSLLEAMSEAQISFDNKTYPLNQPFMVIATQNPAEYHGTFPLPESQLDRFLMRLRIGYPSQEEEKKVLERRPSLHPAEELQPLLTAQDVLLLQERVDHVLMEESITDYLLAIVQSTRQSDLLSLGVSTRGALALSRAAKALSLVRGRTYCLPDDIKELAPIVLSHRIMVARTQELRQRSFEQAERIIRDLVDAMPVPV